Proteins encoded in a region of the Salvelinus fontinalis isolate EN_2023a chromosome 17, ASM2944872v1, whole genome shotgun sequence genome:
- the LOC129814559 gene encoding clusterin-like protein 1: MRFLIGWVVLVMSLGILQFAAEDPAAGISEDTLKQLSDVGEQLVDEEVRRALYGVKQMKEVLVKNEEKHEELMKSLRHSSDKKKGAAQLYQEVELKLEEAEHQCQESLKEEWEACWLCLEDACKTFYTSTCRQGFSSFQAKVENFFRRVSSRFGQRNPRPLDGDMLVNQSADKPDREVVRIEDSFNSLIAKVGSLFERSVVLVDKLQGKLDQDLQKAFDPQSRGQARGQQPTQDPFSLGMDLGFIHRVGLEEVLDSFFNFGKSVVEDFGDVVTRVFDDLKDVVEEDRKREGKLFPPFLQNMKLCRELRRQTSECWQLQNQCQSCQGVLLTECPSVRELHVELDEKSQLRDMSKEQYDEVLSIVQQHTSDTVSWISNMASEFSWVTEMVNNNTTPDTLFRIRKVVSEGVDGGSSSRGDTKVELNILNSPPLLLTIPADVELQDPAFIHFVAQEALGMYKQMFRHIDD, encoded by the exons ATGAGGTTTCTGATTGGATGGGTTGTGTTGGTGATGTCATTGGGGATCTTGCAATTCGCAGCAGAAGACCCTGCAGCAGGCATCTCAGAGGACACCCTGAAGC agCTGTCTGATGTTGGGGAGCAGCTGGTggatgaggaggtgaggagagctCTGTATGGAGTGAAACAGATGAAGGAGGTGCTGGTGAAGAATGAGGAGAAACATGAAGAACTGATGAAGTCTCTCCGACACAGCAGTGACAAGAAGAAG ggTGCGGCCCAGCTATACCAGGAGGTGGAGCTAAAGCTGGAGGAGGCGGAGCATCAGTGCCAGGAGTCTCTAAAGGAGGAATGGGAGGCGTGTTGGCTGTGTCTGGAGGACGCGTGTAAGACCTTCTACACCTCCACATGCAGACAGGGCTTCAGCTCCTTCCAggccaag GTAGAGAACTTCTTCCGCAGGGTGTCGTCTCGGTTCGGCCAGAGAAACCCACGTCCTCTAGATGGAGATATGTTGGTGAACCAGAGCGCTGATAAACCCGACAGGGAGGTAGTTCGCATAGAAGACTCCTTCAACAGCCTCATCGCCAAG GTGGGCTCCCTGTTTGAGCGCAGTGTGGTGCTGGTTGACAAGTTGCAAGGTAAACTGGACCAGGACCTCCAGAAGGCCTTTGACCCCCAGAGCAGAGGCCAGGCCCGGGGCCAACAGCCTACCCAGGACCCCTTCTCCCTGGGGATGGACTTAGGCTTCATCCACAGAGTGGGGCTGGAGGAGGTTCTGGACTCCTTCTTTAACTTTGGGAAGAGTGTTGTGGAGGACTTTGGGGATGTGGTCACACGAGTGTTTGATGACCTCAAAGACGTTgtggaggaggacaggaagagag AGGGGAAGCTGTTCCCTCCTTTCCTCCAGAACATGAAGCTGTGTAGAGAGTTGAGGAGGCAGACTTCAGAATGCTGGCAGCTGCAGAACCAGTGTCAGTCCTGCCAAGGGGTGCTgctcacag AGTGTCCCAGTGTGAGGGAGCTGCATGTGGAACTGGATGAGAAGTCTCAGCTGCGGGACATGTCTAAGGAGCAGTACGACGAG GTTCTGAGCATTGTGCAGCAGCACACAAGTGACACGGTGAGCTGGATAAGCAACATGGCTTCTGAGTTCAGCTGGGTGACAGAAAtggtcaacaacaacaccacaccTGATACCTTATTCCGCATCAGaaag gtggtgtcagagggagTTGATGGAGGCAGCTCGTCAAGGGGAGACACCAAAGTGGAGCTGAACATCCtaaactctcctcctctcctcctgaccaTCCCAGCTGATGTGGAGCTGCAGGACCCCGCCTTTATCCATTTTGTCGCTCAGGAGGCCCTGGGGATGTACAAGCAGATGTTCAG ACACATTGACGACTAA